One window from the genome of Diabrotica virgifera virgifera chromosome 6, PGI_DIABVI_V3a encodes:
- the LOC126887319 gene encoding protein lifeguard 1-like has protein sequence METKQDSHDIEAQTVKGFEFNDASIRRGFIRKVYAILSLQVAITTGVISWFIFHEPTKLYVQRHPVLLLIALVLILVTIIALACCGQLRRQYPANLIFLFIFTIAESFLLGTISSYYDIDVVVIAAGATVIICLGLTVFAFQSRIDFSVCSGILVALSLVILSFGITAIFYQNDKFRLLIAAFIVIFFSIYLVVDTQLIIGGAGKISLSPEEYIFAALNLYLDIINIFLYILLIVGRAAR, from the exons ATGGAAACTAAACAGG atAGTCACGACATTGAAGCACAGACAGTAAAAGGTTTTGAATTCAATGACGCTTCAATACGAAGAGGATTCATCCGAAAGGTTTATGCCATACTTTCACTCCAAGTAGCAATAACAACTGGAGTCATCAGCTGGTTTATATTCCACGAACCAACCAAACTATATGTTCAACGCCATCCTGTACTTCTATTGATTGCTTTGGTACTGATTCTAGTTACGATCATTGCTTTGGCATGTTGTGGACAACTGAGGAGACAGTACCCGGCCAATCTTATATTCTTATTTATATTTACAATAGCTGAAAGCTTCCTCTTGGGTACAATTTCTTCATATTATGACATCGATGTAGTGGTCATAGCTGCAGGTGCAACCGTCATCATATGCCTTGGACTTACTGTGTTTGCCTTTCAATCTAGAATAGATTTTAGTGTTTGCTCTGGAATTCTCGTGGCTCTATCTCTGGTGATTCTCAGTTTCGGCATCACCGCCATCTTCTATCAAAATGACAAATTCCGGTTGCTGATAGCAGCGTTCATTgttattttcttttcaatatactTGGTAGTTGATACGCAACTGATAATTGGAGGAGCTGGGAAGATCAGTCTCTCTCCTGAAGAGTACATCTTTGCTGCACTTAACCTATACCTGgatattattaacatttttttgtatatcttaCTCATTGTTGGTCGTGCTGCGCGATAA
- the LOC126887320 gene encoding protein lifeguard 1-like — MKRSTVRLKTKLFVSCNPLLILIALVLIPVTIIALACCGNLRRQYPANLIFLFIFTIAESFLLGTISSYYDIDVVAIAAGATVIICLGLTVFAFQSRIDFSVLSGILVALSLVILSFGITAIFYQNDKLWLLIAAFIVVVFSIYLVIGTQLIIGGAGKISLSPEEYIFAALNLYLDIINIFLYILLIVGRAAR, encoded by the coding sequence ATGAAGAGGAGCACCGTCCGGTTGAAAACCAAATTATTCGTTTCATGCAATCCTTTACTTATACTGATTGCATTGGTACTTATTCCAGTTACGATTATTGCTTTAGCATGTTGTGGGAACCTAAGAAGGCAGTACCCGGCCAATCTTATATTCTTATTTATATTTACAATAGCTGAAAGCTTCCTCTTGGGTACAATTTCTTCATATTATGACATCGATGTAGTGGCCATAGCTGCAGGTGCAACCGTCATCATATGCCTTGGACTTACTGTGTTTGCCTTCCAATCTAGAATAGATTTTAGTGTTTTATCTGGAATTCTCGTGGCTCTATCTCTGGTGATTCTCAGTTTCGGCATCACCGCCATCTTCTATCAAAATGACAAACTCTGGTTACTGATAGCAGCGTTTATTGTTGTTGTCTTTTCAATATACTTGGTAATTGGTACGCAACTGATAATTGGAGGAGCTGGGAAGATCAGTCTTTCTCCCGAAGAGTACATTTTTGCTGCGCTTAATCTGTACCTCgatattattaacatttttttgtatatcttaCTCATTGTTGGGCGTGCTGCGAGATAA